In Streptococcus oralis, a single window of DNA contains:
- a CDS encoding pyridoxal phosphate-dependent aminotransferase, with product MKLSKRVLEMEESVTLASDARAKALKAQGKDVLFLTLGQPDFHTPENIQDAAVEAIRDGRASFYTVASGLPDLKAAVNTYFERYYGYSVAANEITFATGAKFSLYTFFMAVVNPGDEVIIPTPYWVSYGDQVKMAEGVPVFVQAKEDNHFKVTVEQLEAARTDKTKVLVLNSPSNPTGMIYTREELMAIGNWAVEHDVLILADDIYGRLVYNGNEFVPISSLSEAIRKQTIVINGVSKAYAMTGWRVGYAVGNPEIIAAMSKLTGQTTSNLTAVSQYATIEALTGPQDSVETMRQAFEERLNTIYPLLCQVPGFEVVKPQGAFYLFPNVKKAMEMKGYTDVTEFATAILEEVGLALITGAGFGAPENVRLSYATDLDTLKEAIRRLHQFMEK from the coding sequence ATGAAACTATCCAAACGTGTACTAGAAATGGAAGAAAGTGTCACTCTAGCTAGTGATGCAAGAGCCAAAGCATTAAAAGCTCAGGGAAAGGATGTTCTTTTCTTAACCTTGGGACAGCCTGATTTTCATACTCCTGAAAACATTCAGGATGCAGCGGTAGAAGCGATTCGAGATGGACGAGCTTCCTTTTATACAGTTGCTTCAGGTCTGCCAGACTTAAAGGCTGCGGTTAATACCTATTTTGAACGCTACTACGGGTATTCCGTAGCGGCTAACGAGATTACCTTTGCCACTGGTGCTAAGTTCTCTCTCTACACCTTCTTTATGGCTGTGGTCAATCCAGGTGATGAGGTCATCATTCCTACACCATACTGGGTCAGCTATGGAGACCAGGTCAAGATGGCAGAAGGTGTGCCAGTCTTTGTCCAGGCTAAGGAAGACAATCACTTTAAAGTAACAGTCGAGCAGCTAGAAGCGGCCCGAACAGATAAGACCAAGGTCTTGGTTCTCAATTCACCATCGAATCCGACCGGTATGATTTACACTCGTGAGGAATTGATGGCTATCGGAAATTGGGCTGTTGAACATGATGTCCTCATCCTAGCAGATGATATCTACGGACGTCTGGTCTATAACGGAAATGAATTTGTTCCAATCTCTAGTCTGTCAGAAGCCATTCGCAAGCAAACCATCGTTATCAACGGAGTATCTAAGGCTTATGCCATGACTGGTTGGCGGGTAGGTTATGCTGTGGGAAATCCTGAAATTATCGCTGCCATGAGCAAATTAACAGGACAAACGACTTCAAATCTGACAGCAGTATCTCAATATGCTACCATTGAAGCCCTAACTGGACCGCAAGACTCTGTTGAAACCATGCGCCAAGCCTTTGAAGAACGTTTGAATACCATTTATCCACTCTTGTGCCAAGTCCCAGGTTTTGAAGTTGTCAAGCCCCAAGGAGCCTTCTATCTCTTCCCAAATGTTAAAAAAGCGATGGAAATGAAGGGTTATACAGATGTGACAGAGTTTGCAACGGCTATTCTCGAAGAAGTCGGACTGGCCTTGATTACAGGAGCTGGATTTGGAGCACCAGAAAATGTTCGTCTCAGCTATGCCACAGACTTGGATACATTAAAAGAAGCTATTCGTCGTTTGCATCAATTTATGGAAAAATAA
- a CDS encoding GNAT family N-acetyltransferase: MKTICSIRKMQESDIQDLSRGFISQGWSSREEILTRYFKEQECGEREVLVAEVEGALAGYITILPCAKQGPFAEIYPELSDFNVFEPFQNQGIGNLLLEEAEKRVRLISDKVTLGVGLHSGYGPAQRLYIKRGYIPDGTGVWYQNHQPAMNAVYEDIGELVLYLSKNLF, translated from the coding sequence ATGAAGACGATATGTTCAATTAGAAAAATGCAAGAATCTGACATACAAGATCTATCTCGAGGATTTATCAGCCAAGGTTGGTCAAGTAGAGAGGAGATTTTAACTCGATACTTTAAGGAACAAGAATGTGGGGAGAGAGAAGTCTTAGTTGCAGAGGTTGAGGGTGCTTTAGCGGGTTATATCACAATTTTGCCCTGCGCTAAGCAGGGGCCTTTTGCAGAAATCTATCCAGAACTCTCAGATTTCAATGTCTTTGAACCTTTTCAAAATCAAGGTATTGGAAATCTCTTGCTGGAAGAAGCAGAAAAACGAGTTAGGCTCATATCGGATAAGGTGACCCTTGGTGTTGGGCTCCATTCAGGGTATGGACCTGCCCAGAGATTGTACATCAAACGAGGCTATATTCCAGATGGGACGGGTGTTTGGTATCAGAACCATCAACCGGCCATGAATGCGGTGTATGAAGATATCGGAGAATTGGTCTTGTATCTGTCGAAAAATTTGTTTTAA
- the asnS gene encoding asparagine--tRNA ligase encodes MTKRVTIIDVKDYVGQEVTIGAWVANKSGKGKIAFLQLRDGTAFFQGVAFKPNFIEKFGEEVGLEKFDVIKRLSQETSVYVTGIVKEDERSKFGYELDITDIEVIGESQDYPITPKEHGTDFLMDNRHLWLRSRKQVAVMRIRNAIIYATYEFFDKNGFMKFDSPILSGNAAEDSTELFETDYFGTPAYLSQSGQLYLEAGAMALGRVFDFGPVFRAEKSKTRRHLTEFWMMDAEYSYLTHDESLDLQEAYVKALLQGVLDRAPQALETLERDTELLKRYIAEPFKRITYDQAIDLLQEHENDEDADYEHLEHGDDFGSPHETWISNHFGVPTFVMNYPAAIKAFYMKPVPGNPERVLCADLLAPEGYGEIIGGSMREEDYDALVAKMEELGMDRTEYEFYLDLRKYGTVPHGGFGIGIERMVTFAAGTKHIREAIPFPRMLHRIKP; translated from the coding sequence ATGACAAAACGTGTAACAATTATTGATGTAAAAGACTACGTTGGTCAAGAAGTGACCATCGGAGCCTGGGTTGCCAATAAATCAGGAAAAGGGAAAATTGCCTTCTTGCAATTGCGTGATGGAACAGCCTTCTTCCAAGGTGTAGCCTTTAAACCAAACTTTATTGAAAAATTTGGTGAAGAAGTGGGACTTGAGAAGTTTGATGTCATCAAACGATTGAGCCAAGAGACTTCAGTTTATGTGACAGGAATTGTCAAAGAAGACGAACGTTCTAAGTTTGGCTATGAGTTGGATATTACAGACATCGAAGTGATCGGTGAATCTCAAGACTACCCAATCACACCAAAAGAACACGGAACAGACTTTTTGATGGACAACCGTCACTTGTGGCTCCGTTCTCGTAAGCAAGTGGCTGTGATGCGAATCCGTAATGCTATCATCTATGCAACTTATGAGTTCTTTGATAAAAATGGCTTCATGAAGTTTGATAGCCCAATTCTTTCAGGAAATGCGGCAGAAGATTCTACAGAACTTTTCGAAACAGACTACTTTGGAACACCAGCCTACTTGAGTCAATCTGGTCAGCTTTACCTTGAAGCTGGTGCTATGGCCCTTGGTCGCGTCTTTGACTTTGGTCCAGTATTCCGTGCTGAAAAATCAAAAACACGCCGTCACTTGACTGAGTTCTGGATGATGGATGCGGAGTACTCCTACTTGACACACGATGAGTCACTTGACTTGCAAGAAGCTTATGTTAAAGCTCTTCTTCAAGGCGTTTTGGATCGTGCGCCTCAAGCCTTGGAAACCTTGGAACGTGATACAGAGCTCTTGAAACGCTACATTGCAGAGCCATTCAAACGCATCACTTACGATCAAGCCATTGATCTCTTGCAAGAGCATGAAAATGATGAAGATGCTGACTACGAGCATTTGGAACATGGCGATGACTTTGGTTCACCACACGAAACATGGATTTCAAACCACTTTGGTGTGCCAACATTTGTCATGAACTACCCAGCAGCTATCAAGGCCTTCTACATGAAACCAGTTCCTGGAAATCCAGAGCGCGTACTTTGTGCAGACTTGCTTGCACCAGAAGGTTACGGAGAAATCATCGGTGGTTCTATGCGTGAGGAAGACTACGATGCCCTTGTCGCTAAAATGGAAGAACTGGGCATGGATCGTACAGAATACGAATTTTACCTTGACCTTCGTAAATACGGTACAGTACCACATGGTGGATTTGGTATCGGTATTGAACGTATGGTAACCTTCGCAGCAGGTACAAAACACATCCGTGAAGCTATTCCATTCCCACGTATGTTGCACCGTATCAAACCATAA
- a CDS encoding DUF3953 domain-containing protein produces the protein MIFIEYKNRFSQFKEKKDKFLSILTSLAGTTLVLVAIWLGWPK, from the coding sequence TTGATTTTCATTGAGTATAAAAATAGGTTTTCTCAGTTCAAGGAGAAAAAAGATAAATTCTTATCTATCTTAACAAGCTTAGCTGGCACAACCCTTGTTCTCGTGGCTATCTGGTTAGGATGGCCAAAATAA
- a CDS encoding DUF5590 domain-containing protein, protein MKLRQKKAKNKLLIQYGIGISLVILVLTGSFLYLISLSMKPYQDASVEGEKLAKQYAELEKADQVDFFNGSEAYYSLLGHNKKQEAIAVLIEKNDHKIYVYQLDKGISQDKAATISREKGASDIDKVTFGRYQDKPIWEVKSGNHYYLIDFETGAVIQ, encoded by the coding sequence GTGAAACTAAGACAGAAAAAAGCAAAAAACAAGCTACTTATACAATACGGAATCGGCATTTCTCTGGTGATACTAGTGCTGACTGGATCCTTTCTTTACCTGATTTCGCTTAGCATGAAACCCTATCAAGATGCTAGTGTTGAAGGAGAAAAACTGGCCAAGCAGTATGCAGAATTGGAAAAGGCAGATCAGGTTGATTTTTTTAATGGTTCGGAAGCTTATTACAGCCTTCTGGGGCATAATAAAAAGCAAGAGGCCATTGCCGTACTGATTGAAAAGAATGACCACAAGATTTACGTTTATCAGCTAGATAAGGGGATTTCTCAAGACAAGGCAGCGACGATTTCGAGGGAAAAAGGTGCTAGTGACATTGACAAAGTCACTTTTGGTCGCTATCAGGACAAGCCGATTTGGGAAGTTAAGTCAGGAAACCACTACTATCTGATAGATTTTGAAACAGGAGCAGTGATCCAATAA
- the rpsR gene encoding 30S ribosomal protein S18, with product MAQQRRGGFKRRKKVDYIAANKIEYVDYKDTELLSRFVSERGKILPRRVTGTSAKNQRKVTTAIKRARVMALMPFVNED from the coding sequence ATGGCTCAACAACGTCGTGGCGGATTCAAACGCCGTAAAAAAGTTGATTACATCGCAGCAAACAAAATTGAATATGTTGATTACAAAGATACTGAGCTTCTTAGCCGTTTCGTTTCAGAACGTGGGAAAATCCTTCCTCGTCGTGTAACAGGAACTTCAGCTAAAAACCAACGTAAAGTAACAACAGCTATCAAACGCGCTCGCGTAATGGCTTTGATGCCTTTCGTAAACGAAGATTAA
- a CDS encoding peptide deformylase: MEKKIVRDVLFLSQVSKAASQEDLYLAKDLQDTLLANRETCVGLAANMIGVQKRVIIFNLGLVPMVMFNPVLLSYKGPYETEEGCLSLTGVRPTTRYETITVSYRDSKWQEQTITLTGFPAQICQHELDHLEGRII; this comes from the coding sequence ATGGAAAAGAAAATTGTCCGAGATGTCTTATTCTTGTCGCAGGTCTCGAAAGCTGCAAGTCAGGAAGACCTTTATTTGGCTAAGGATTTGCAGGATACCCTGCTGGCCAATCGCGAGACCTGTGTCGGTCTAGCGGCCAATATGATTGGCGTGCAGAAGCGTGTCATTATCTTTAATCTTGGCTTGGTTCCCATGGTCATGTTTAATCCCGTTCTCCTTTCCTATAAAGGACCTTACGAGACAGAGGAAGGGTGTTTGTCCTTGACTGGGGTGCGACCAACAACTCGTTATGAAACGATTACAGTTTCCTATCGTGATAGCAAGTGGCAGGAACAGACCATTACGCTAACAGGTTTTCCAGCTCAGATCTGCCAGCATGAACTGGATCATTTGGAAGGACGGATTATTTAG
- the rpsF gene encoding 30S ribosomal protein S6 yields the protein MAKYEILYIIRPNIEEEAKNALVARFDSILTDNGATVVESKSWEKRRLAYEIQDFREGLYHIVNVEANDDAALKEFDRLSKINTDILRHMIVKLDA from the coding sequence ATGGCTAAATACGAAATTCTTTATATCATTCGTCCAAACATTGAAGAAGAAGCGAAAAACGCTTTGGTAGCACGTTTTGACTCTATCTTGACTGACAACGGTGCAACTGTTGTTGAATCAAAATCATGGGAAAAACGTCGTCTTGCATACGAAATCCAAGATTTCCGTGAAGGACTTTACCACATCGTTAACGTTGAAGCAAACGACGACGCAGCTCTTAAAGAGTTTGACCGTCTTTCAAAAATCAACACTGACATTCTTCGTCACATGATCGTCAAACTTGACGCGTAA
- a CDS encoding MarR family winged helix-turn-helix transcriptional regulator, which translates to MKQYLKEKISDNQLDLKTAIVLNKAIRTFKPYEAKAAKEHGLTPTQFSVLETLYSKGELRIQDLIEKMLATSGNMTVVIRNMVRDGWISRTCDPKDRRSFFLKLTPAGRRKIEEVLPDHIDSILEALSILEDGEKEDLIRILKKFKNL; encoded by the coding sequence ATGAAACAATATTTGAAAGAGAAAATTTCCGATAATCAACTAGACTTAAAAACGGCTATCGTCCTCAATAAAGCCATACGGACTTTTAAACCATATGAAGCTAAGGCTGCTAAAGAACACGGGCTAACACCCACCCAATTTTCAGTTTTGGAAACCCTCTATAGCAAGGGGGAACTACGCATTCAGGATTTGATTGAAAAAATGTTGGCCACTTCTGGAAACATGACTGTTGTCATTCGAAATATGGTTCGAGATGGATGGATTTCTAGAACTTGCGACCCCAAGGATCGTCGATCCTTTTTCCTGAAATTAACACCTGCAGGACGCAGAAAAATCGAAGAGGTTCTTCCTGACCATATCGATTCTATCTTAGAAGCACTCAGCATCTTGGAAGATGGCGAAAAGGAAGACTTAATCCGCATTTTAAAAAAATTTAAAAATTTGTGA
- a CDS encoding glycosyl hydrolase family 8: protein MKTNKLKYVWFVLILSIFCLALFLARGRTKIEMRNRIYSQWSQQFLVTKGDQSYVRTTDDSEETTVLSEAQSYGMLITVLAAQKGQASQADFDNLYRYYQNHRIEGTQLMSWKQVITNGSETVEKQNATDGDLYIAYSLIEAAKQWPDKAQEYQAQAKKILDDILKYNYNEETGVLTVGNWANKDSDYYYLMRTSDTLPHYFQSFYDLTGNKQWLDVKDKMLGQLEQISSHSDTGLLPDFIWAEKSGAHLVDANTIESQYDGAYSYNACRLPYHLSQSQDERSQKLVQKMMDFFMKEQRIYAGYDLNGTALNQYQAGSFLAPITYASDKGEGYLKLLQQNKYIFTQDLPLDNYYDATMITMIALEMF from the coding sequence ATGAAAACGAATAAATTAAAATATGTCTGGTTTGTGCTCATCCTTTCTATCTTTTGTTTAGCCTTGTTTTTAGCAAGAGGAAGGACTAAAATCGAAATGCGTAATCGAATTTACAGCCAATGGAGCCAACAGTTCCTTGTTACAAAAGGCGATCAGTCTTATGTTCGTACGACGGATGATTCTGAGGAAACAACGGTTCTATCAGAGGCCCAAAGTTACGGCATGCTCATAACGGTTTTAGCAGCCCAAAAAGGGCAAGCAAGTCAAGCAGATTTTGATAACCTTTATCGCTATTATCAAAATCATCGTATTGAGGGAACGCAGTTGATGTCTTGGAAGCAAGTGATCACAAATGGTAGTGAAACGGTTGAGAAGCAGAACGCAACTGATGGGGATCTCTACATCGCTTATTCTTTGATTGAAGCTGCCAAGCAGTGGCCTGATAAAGCACAGGAATACCAAGCGCAAGCTAAAAAAATATTGGATGATATCCTTAAATACAATTATAATGAAGAGACAGGTGTCCTAACAGTAGGGAACTGGGCGAACAAGGATTCCGATTATTATTACTTGATGCGGACTTCTGACACCTTACCTCACTATTTCCAATCTTTCTATGACCTGACTGGAAATAAACAGTGGTTAGATGTTAAGGATAAGATGCTTGGCCAACTAGAGCAAATCAGTTCTCATTCTGATACGGGTCTCTTGCCAGACTTTATCTGGGCTGAGAAGTCAGGGGCACATCTTGTTGATGCCAATACTATCGAATCTCAATACGATGGAGCGTATTCTTATAACGCTTGTCGTTTGCCTTATCACTTGTCACAGAGCCAGGATGAAAGAAGCCAAAAACTCGTTCAAAAGATGATGGATTTCTTTATGAAAGAGCAACGCATTTATGCTGGTTATGACTTGAACGGAACGGCCCTCAATCAATACCAGGCAGGTAGTTTCTTGGCACCGATTACCTACGCGTCTGACAAGGGAGAAGGCTATCTGAAACTTCTTCAGCAAAATAAATACATTTTCACACAAGATTTACCTTTGGACAACTACTATGATGCAACGATGATTACCATGATTGCTCTAGAGATGTTCTAG
- a CDS encoding glycosyltransferase family 2 protein, whose amino-acid sequence MISQMLMIFTLLTIWISLAWGLVILFSAVHFWFKHSDFRVDTSPLPYYPKVTIVVPAHNEDVVIAQTAKAILDMNYPHDRVELLLFADNCSDNTYAECLSVQAMPEYAGRNLTIIDRTGTGGKAGVLNDALEMATGEYICVYDADAMPEKNALYFLVKEVMKDPERHVASFGRNKTRNANQNFLTRCINQEIVVTQRVHHVGMWHLFKIGRIPGTNFIIQTDFVKSIGGWKNGALTEDTDISFKIMQSGKLIALAYNSEAFQQEPETLKSYYMQRKRWAKGNYEVVLSNFKHLFGRANWRVKLEVFNYSCVFFWFNFAIVLSDLIFLANVLAICLNLFFPDVRVPFAFDADNIYIAQLMLFNWILMIGLYLMQIMTALASQFGQATTKQIWLALAAYFTYAQMFIVVSIDSISSIVLDKVLRRKETKWVKTKRFAG is encoded by the coding sequence ATGATTAGTCAAATGTTAATGATTTTTACCTTGCTTACAATTTGGATTTCTCTAGCATGGGGCTTGGTAATTCTCTTTTCGGCAGTACACTTTTGGTTTAAACACAGTGATTTTCGTGTAGACACTTCGCCGCTACCTTATTATCCTAAGGTCACCATTGTTGTTCCTGCACATAATGAGGATGTAGTTATTGCGCAGACGGCAAAAGCTATCTTGGATATGAACTATCCTCACGACCGTGTGGAGTTGCTCTTATTTGCGGATAACTGTTCGGATAACACCTATGCAGAATGTTTGTCTGTACAAGCCATGCCTGAATATGCAGGAAGAAATCTAACCATTATCGACCGTACTGGTACGGGAGGAAAAGCGGGCGTTCTAAATGATGCTTTGGAGATGGCAACAGGTGAATACATCTGTGTTTATGATGCGGATGCCATGCCTGAAAAAAATGCCCTTTATTTCCTTGTCAAAGAAGTGATGAAGGATCCAGAACGTCATGTGGCATCTTTTGGTCGCAACAAGACTCGAAATGCCAATCAAAATTTCTTGACTCGTTGTATCAACCAGGAAATCGTTGTTACTCAGCGCGTGCACCACGTTGGAATGTGGCATCTCTTTAAAATTGGGCGTATTCCAGGAACCAACTTTATCATTCAAACCGACTTTGTAAAGAGCATCGGGGGTTGGAAAAATGGTGCCTTAACTGAGGATACCGATATTTCCTTCAAAATCATGCAGAGTGGTAAATTGATTGCCCTTGCCTATAATTCAGAGGCTTTCCAACAAGAACCTGAGACCTTAAAGAGTTACTATATGCAACGGAAACGCTGGGCAAAAGGAAATTACGAAGTTGTTCTCTCAAACTTTAAGCATCTATTTGGCAGAGCAAACTGGCGCGTTAAACTAGAAGTCTTTAACTATTCATGTGTTTTCTTTTGGTTTAACTTTGCCATTGTCCTATCGGATTTGATTTTCCTAGCGAATGTGCTAGCGATCTGTCTTAATCTTTTCTTCCCAGATGTCAGGGTTCCATTTGCTTTTGATGCGGACAATATCTACATCGCCCAGCTCATGCTCTTCAACTGGATTCTCATGATTGGTCTTTATCTGATGCAAATTATGACAGCATTGGCAAGTCAATTTGGACAAGCTACTACAAAGCAAATCTGGTTGGCCTTGGCTGCCTATTTCACTTATGCACAGATGTTTATCGTTGTTTCCATTGATTCCATTTCTTCAATCGTTCTAGACAAGGTACTCCGAAGAAAAGAAACCAAGTGGGTTAAAACCAAGCGATTTGCAGGATAG
- the yaaA gene encoding peroxide stress protein YaaA, which produces MKILIPTAKEMNTDHPCIEALPLSEESQAVLDSLANYSASELETFYKVSVEKAEEEYGHIQVLKDHRAKHYPALKLFDGLMYRHIKRDELTKAEQTYLENHVLITSALYGVVPALSPMAPHRLDFLMKLKVAGKTLKSHWKSAYDEALRDENLIFSLLSSEFETVFSKEIREKMVTFKFMEDKAGQLKIHSTISKKARGAFLTALIEGQVQTVEQARQLSFAGFDYQPDLSSDLELVFVKQA; this is translated from the coding sequence ATGAAAATTTTAATCCCAACAGCAAAAGAAATGAACACAGACCATCCTTGTATCGAAGCGCTCCCGTTGAGTGAAGAAAGTCAGGCAGTCCTTGACTCACTGGCGAATTATTCAGCTAGTGAATTAGAGACTTTTTATAAGGTATCTGTCGAGAAAGCAGAAGAAGAGTACGGCCATATTCAAGTTTTAAAAGATCACAGGGCTAAACATTATCCAGCCTTGAAACTTTTCGATGGTCTCATGTACCGCCATATCAAACGAGATGAGTTAACCAAGGCTGAACAAACCTATCTTGAAAATCATGTCCTAATTACCTCGGCTTTATACGGTGTTGTCCCCGCCTTGTCGCCCATGGCTCCTCACCGTTTGGACTTCTTGATGAAGTTAAAAGTTGCTGGTAAGACTTTAAAGAGTCATTGGAAGTCAGCCTACGATGAGGCCCTACGGGATGAGAACTTGATATTCTCACTCCTATCATCAGAGTTTGAAACCGTATTTTCTAAGGAAATTAGAGAAAAGATGGTGACCTTCAAATTTATGGAGGATAAGGCAGGTCAGTTGAAAATCCACTCAACTATTTCAAAAAAAGCCCGTGGCGCCTTTTTGACCGCCTTGATAGAGGGGCAAGTCCAAACAGTCGAACAAGCTCGCCAGCTCAGTTTTGCAGGTTTTGACTACCAACCTGATTTATCCAGTGACTTAGAACTCGTCTTTGTGAAACAAGCATAA
- a CDS encoding NADPH-dependent FMN reductase translates to MSKKVLFIVGSLRQGSFNNQMALEAEKVLAGKAEVSYLDYSAVPLFSQDLEVPTHPAVAAAREAVLAADAIWIFSPVYNFSIPGTVKNLLDWLSRALDLSDTRGASALQDKFVTVSSVANAGHDQLFAIYKDLLPFIRTQVVGDFTAARVNDSAWADGKLVLEEATASSLAKQADDLLAAIN, encoded by the coding sequence ATGTCTAAAAAAGTATTATTTATCGTCGGTTCACTACGCCAAGGTTCTTTCAACAACCAAATGGCCCTCGAAGCTGAAAAAGTACTTGCTGGAAAAGCAGAAGTTAGCTATCTTGATTACTCAGCTGTTCCTCTCTTCAGCCAAGATTTGGAAGTTCCAACTCATCCAGCTGTAGCTGCTGCTCGTGAAGCAGTCCTTGCTGCGGATGCTATCTGGATCTTCTCTCCAGTCTACAACTTCTCTATCCCTGGAACAGTGAAAAACTTGCTTGACTGGCTCTCTCGTGCCCTTGACTTGTCTGATACACGTGGCGCTTCTGCTCTCCAAGACAAGTTTGTTACTGTCTCATCTGTAGCCAATGCCGGTCACGATCAACTCTTTGCTATTTATAAAGACCTCTTGCCATTTATCCGTACACAAGTCGTTGGTGACTTTACAGCCGCTCGTGTCAATGACTCTGCTTGGGCAGACGGAAAATTGGTGTTAGAAGAAGCAACTGCTTCATCACTTGCAAAACAAGCTGACGACCTTCTTGCAGCCATCAACTAA
- the ssbA gene encoding single-stranded DNA-binding protein SsbA — translation MINNVVLVGRMTRDAELRYTPSNVAVATFTLAVNRTFKSQNGEREADFINVVMWRQQAENLANWAKKGSLIGITGRIQTRSYDNQQGQRVYVTEVVAENFQMLESRGVREGHSGGAYSAPTAGQSAPANPVPDFSRSENPFGATNPLDISDDDLPF, via the coding sequence ATGATTAACAATGTTGTACTTGTAGGGCGTATGACACGTGACGCTGAGTTACGTTATACCCCATCAAATGTAGCAGTTGCGACTTTTACTCTTGCAGTAAACCGTACATTTAAGAGTCAAAATGGCGAACGTGAGGCTGATTTTATCAATGTCGTTATGTGGCGCCAACAGGCTGAAAATCTTGCTAACTGGGCTAAGAAAGGCTCTCTTATCGGGATCACAGGCCGTATCCAGACTCGTAGTTACGATAACCAGCAAGGACAACGTGTCTACGTAACAGAAGTCGTGGCTGAGAATTTCCAAATGTTGGAAAGCCGCGGAGTGCGTGAAGGACATTCAGGTGGAGCTTATTCTGCACCAACTGCTGGCCAATCAGCACCTGCAAACCCAGTACCAGACTTTTCACGTTCTGAAAATCCATTTGGAGCAACCAATCCATTGGACATTTCAGATGATGATTTACCATTCTAA
- the wecB gene encoding non-hydrolyzing UDP-N-acetylglucosamine 2-epimerase: MKKLKVMVVFGTRPEAIKMAPLVLELQKHSDSIETITVVTAQHRQMLDQVLETFSIEPHYDLDIMGKNQSLLDITGKILEKFDPVVKQELPDIILVHGDTTTTFAASLVAFYNQVRIGHVEAGLRTFDKYSPFPEEMNRQMTDNLADLYFAPTSESKENLLKENHPESAIVITGNTAIDALKLTVQSDYYHEVLDQLDPDKKLVLVTMHRRENQGQPMRNVFAALREMVDLHQEIEVVYPVHLSPAVQEAAKDILSGHDRIHLIEPLDVLDFHNLASRSYFIMTDSGGVQEEAPSLGKPVLVLRDTTERPEGVRAGTLKLVGTDPVRVKEAMAALLTDETLYRQMSQAPNPYGDGRASERIVQSIQQFFGAATSVSEFKGGK; this comes from the coding sequence ATGAAGAAACTGAAAGTGATGGTTGTTTTTGGAACACGACCAGAAGCTATTAAAATGGCCCCTTTAGTGTTAGAATTGCAAAAACATAGTGACAGCATTGAGACGATCACAGTTGTGACAGCTCAGCATCGCCAAATGCTAGATCAAGTTCTTGAAACTTTTAGCATCGAGCCACATTATGATCTGGATATTATGGGGAAAAATCAATCCCTCTTAGATATTACTGGAAAAATTTTAGAAAAGTTTGATCCAGTTGTTAAGCAAGAACTTCCAGATATAATTCTTGTTCATGGAGATACAACAACAACTTTTGCAGCAAGTTTAGTTGCTTTCTATAATCAGGTACGTATCGGCCACGTTGAAGCTGGTCTAAGGACCTTTGATAAGTATTCTCCTTTCCCAGAAGAAATGAATCGTCAGATGACTGATAACTTAGCGGATCTTTATTTTGCTCCAACTAGTGAGAGTAAAGAAAATCTCCTCAAGGAAAATCATCCTGAGTCTGCTATTGTCATTACGGGAAATACAGCCATTGATGCCTTGAAACTAACCGTTCAATCGGATTACTATCATGAAGTTCTAGATCAATTGGATCCAGATAAGAAACTTGTATTGGTAACCATGCATCGTCGTGAGAATCAAGGTCAACCAATGAGAAATGTCTTTGCAGCTTTACGTGAGATGGTCGATCTTCATCAGGAAATTGAAGTTGTTTATCCTGTTCACCTTAGCCCTGCTGTGCAAGAAGCAGCAAAAGATATCTTATCTGGTCACGATCGTATTCACTTGATCGAGCCTTTAGATGTACTTGATTTTCATAATTTGGCTTCAAGAAGCTATTTTATCATGACTGACTCTGGAGGTGTTCAAGAAGAGGCGCCTTCTCTCGGCAAACCTGTCCTTGTCCTTCGTGACACGACGGAACGTCCAGAAGGAGTAAGAGCAGGTACGTTGAAGCTAGTTGGTACGGATCCAGTACGTGTGAAAGAAGCGATGGCAGCACTCTTAACAGATGAAACTCTTTATAGACAAATGTCTCAGGCACCAAATCCTTATGGAGATGGAAGAGCCTCTGAACGAATCGTACAATCCATTCAACAGTTCTTTGGGGCAGCGACTTCTGTATCTGAATTCAAAGGGGGGAAATAA